A DNA window from Aspergillus nidulans FGSC A4 chromosome I contains the following coding sequences:
- the fhdA gene encoding putative transcription factor Tos4 (transcript_id=CADANIAT00007481), translating to MESSPPRSCSVAPVAGVKRPASLLPAFEPLSSSPSLPRPQKRVARDDDRAISTYPTPVPTSSTHIMSSSPPRMPTSSRRNLTSTLSERAPLSTVPTLMLPETGEPIMMGRSSLSCQYQLAANRMISRVHVKATYKPAPNPFDRDRVEIMCLGWNGLKLHCQGKTYTLAKGKTFTSDIKDADIMIDVSESRVLVQWPRGDRKEDVSTDSEQTWEETTPTRKKQTHRSLQDSPGAERQRLASPVSPSPAVKSMIPPSSPLFTPTRSRNAVVVYEDEASPVRLLHSDDALKPSSSVASLLQSSQSSDLSDLSKPDDLSDHDEENDPIIHSFGPFGDNLLPRMASFSADESPLRPTRPRAHLQPTSPKQPSKPVEHSQEEEEKKKKKKTAVINEDAEHVQNHAVNQLAFSRLSSTPFSTILDNLPSSIWKADNHSRHGPSREEIRVILDSTKCIGKVAREGKDAAGKPLEAEYYYIPDFDDDVMRREAVVTDLRKPGLRNCRKQHKQYFWRKPK from the exons ATGGAGTCGTCTCCCCCGAGGAGCTGTTCGGTTGCTCCTGTGGCAGGTGTGAAGCGTCCAGCGTCCTTGTTGCCCGCGTTTGAGCCATTGAGctcgtctccgtctcttcctcgaccacaGAAACGTGTAGCACGCGACGATGACCGTGCCATTTCAACTTATCCCACCCCCGTCCCGACGTCGTCGACCCATATCATGTCGTCCTCGCCTCCAAGGATGCCAACATCATCTCGCCGTAACCTGACCTCAACACTCTCAGAACGAGCCCCTCTCTCTACAGTTCCTACGTTGATGCTCCCCGAAACCGGCGAGCCAATTATGATGGGACGGTCCAGCCTTTCATGTCAGTaccagcttgctgccaaCCGCATGATCTCGAGGGTGCACGTCAAGGCCACCTACAAACCGGCTCCTAACCCGTTCGACCGAGATAGGGTGGAGATAATGTGCCTAGGGTGGAATGGACTTAAACTTCACTGCCAAGGAAAGACGTATACGCTGGCCAAGGGAAAGACGTTCACGTCGGACATCAAGGACGCTGATATCATGATCGATGTTTCCGAGAGCCGCGTTTTGGTCCAATGGCCGCGTGGTGATAGGAAGGAAGACGTGTCGACCGACTCGGAGCAAACCTGGGAGGAGACAACGCCAACGCGCAAGAAGCAAACTCACCGCAGCCTGCAGGATAGTCCAGGTGCTGAACGCCAGCGCCTCGCGTCCCCGGTCTCCCCATCTCCCGCTGTCAAGTCCATGATCCCTCCGTCGTCTCCACTATTCActccgactcgctctcgtAACGCGGTTGTCGTGTATGAAGATGAAGCTTCACCTGTTCGCCTCCTTCACTCGGATGACGCGTTGAAGCCGTCTTCCAGTGTTGCATCTCTTTTGCAGAGCTCGCAATCTAGTGATCTAAGTGACCTGAGTAAGCCTGACGATTTGTCAGAccatgacgaagaaaacGACCCAATCATTCATTCTTTCGGGCCTTTTGGCGATAACCTGCTTCCTCGCATGGCCTCGTTTTCTGCTGATGAATCCCCACTTCGGCCCACTCGGCCCCGTGCACATCTCCAGCCTACATCTCCAAAACAGCCTTCAAAGCCAGTGGAACATTCtcaggaggaggaggagaagaagaagaagaagaagacagctGTTATCAATGAAGACGCGGAGCACGTCCAAAATCACGCCGTCAACCAACTGGCTTTCTCACGTCTGTCATCCACGCCTTTTTCTAccatccttgacaaccttcCCTCTTCCATCTGGAAGGCAGACAACCACTCGCGCCACGGGCCTTCAAGAGAAGAGATTCGGGTAATCTTGGATTCCACAAAGTGTATCGGCAAAGTTGCGCGTGAAGGCAAGGATGCTGCCGGAAAGCCACTTGAAGCCGAATACTATTACATTCCTGACTTCGATGACGATGTTATGCGTCGTGAAGCCGTCGTCACAGACCTGCGAAAACCCGGCCTTAGAAACTGTCGAAAGCAACATAAG CAATATTTTTGGCGGAAACCGAAATGA